DNA from Daucus carota subsp. sativus chromosome 1, DH1 v3.0, whole genome shotgun sequence:
CATCAAAACTGTTGTACAACCGGATATGGACCTGACATCCTTTCTACTAGCCTCTTGCAAATTCCTATATAGATATGCAAGAACTGCAGCCCCCCAAGCATATCCATAAATTTTGCTCGGATCCTCTAGAAATAGGATCAGTCGAGGGTGGacgacattgttggacttggtAGGAAACAGTATTGCCCCACACAAGTAGAGAACATATGCCCGAGTGTATATCACCATCATATCCCGATCTGTACTCGAAGGGCAAGTACCATACTGCGCTCTCAAAAATCTCAACTTCACACCACCACGGTCCAAGGCAGATATCCTTTGCTCCTCTGTAAGTTCTGGATCGTGCCATCTTCGAAGCCATGTACTCTTATGTGGAATATCATCATCGGATCTAATTGGCTCTCCAACCACTGGTAGACCCATCAACATATATACATCTTCAAGGGTCACAGTCATCTCCCCGAAAGTGAAGTGAAAAGTGTTGGTCTCGGGTCTCCAACGCTCCACTAAAGCTGTGATCAAGCTAACATCATTCTGCATAACCGACTTTGGGTTTACAAACATCCCAAATCCCCATTGCCGCAATAAGTGGActtgataatcatgtaaatgcCATTCGCCGAGATTAGATGTACTCTGACGGATTGTTAGCTTTTCTCTTAACCCCCCGTTCCAGATTGTGGTGCTTATGTGATTAGCTTGGTCATAGAGCACAGAATTATCGACTGGGCCACAATAATCATTCGCCATATCTacaaataaaatgagatcatgTTATTATTCTCAACATCAACAAACCAAACTCCAAATtaaattccaaatcaaactaaaatatcAAACTATTCCAAATCTATACtatcaaactcaaaatccaaataaaatccaacaaaatatttcaaattcaccAAATTCTACAATATCAAAgtccaaatcaaaatcaaattccaacttttccaaaatctacaCTATCATACTCAATATCCAAccaaaaatccaacaaaaaaaattcaacttcaccaattctacaatattaaactccaaatcaccactatcatactcaaaaatccaactaaaaaaccaacaaaaaaatttagcatcaccaaattctacaatattaaactccaaatcaaaatccaacttttccaaaatctacaCTATCATACTCAATATCCAAccaaaaatccaacaaaaaatccaagaaaaaaaattcaagttcaCCAAATTCTACAATATGGCCTctccaaatcaaaattaaattccaacttttccaaaatctacaCTATAATActcaaaattcaacaaaaataattcaacatcaccaaattctacaatattaaactccaaatcaaaatcaaattccaacttttccaaaatctacaCTATCATATTCAATATCCAACCAAAaatctaacaaaaaaaattcaacttcaccaaattctacgatattaaactcaaaattaaactaaaaatctaaattttccAAAATATACACAATCAAAcccaaaatcaaactcaaaattaaactaaaaaattcaaCTTCACCAATTTCTACATACTTCGACCAAAAAACCCAACATCGAACAGAAAATCAAGCTAAAAAACTTAAACTTCACATACATTATTGTATATAAACATTCATAAAGCGAAATCAAATCTTACATACAAGAAAATACAaacctatacatacacaaatacgcacatatacatacaaatcgGACATATACATACCTCGAATTAGCTTTGAATTGCCTTGAATCGCAAGAACGTGCCTTGAATCGCCTTGAATCGCCTTTAGAATCGTGGTTATCGGTGGTGGTTAGGGTTTTCAGTTGTTATTTTCGTTGATTTTTACTTACTATCCACGATACGCTATACAATGAAACGAAACCCGGTTCCGTTAAAAAAACCGGCTCCGCTATATGATAGAGCGTAAACCCAGAAGGAAAAAAACCGGCTCTTCTCTTACGCTCTATGATATATCGTATACGCTTTTTTAAATCGCGTATATTGTTTTAATCCTAGCCGTCCATTGCTAAATGGACGATTATAAATAAGTTGGATATATTTTAATAGTTATCCACCTTTGGTTGTGGAACAAGCCCCATttttaatatctatatatagGATATAAAAAAGGTATATTATTATtggtgatatttgataaattaatatgattGACGGGGATTTTCGCTTAGTCACGGTTGCATCAACTATACACCAAACGAACAGAAGTGAAACGGTCGCCCTGAGGTTCTAACTTCAAGCATCAATCCAGGTCAGCCTGTTTCTCCTTCAATATGCGTGCTTAATTAATCTATCTTATACGGTTGTTACAATTACATATAATTTTGCTTGTTTTTTCtgattatgtacatgttttatCTATGTCCACCAATTGTTTGTCAAAATGCCTGACTGAAAATCCTTAACAGATTGAAAATAGAGCATCATGGGCAGGAAAGGATCACAGAATAAGAATGTGGGTATGTTGCGTAATAGTTCAATGACACTAAGAGAAGAATCTTTGGGTAAGAAGGAAACCAATGTTAGTGCAAAGTCGATGCTGAAAGTGCAGCACTTCAAGAATGTTGCGAAATGGGCTAGTGTTGAAGCCTCAGTGCCTTCGTTAGGTGCCTTTTTCGGACACCGGTTGGCGGATATTACTGAGGAGTTGGGGGTACCTGGTGATCCCGCGTTGTTTACTTGTCAGAGGTTTGGTTTCTTCTCTTGTTTGGTGCATTTCGATTTTAAGTTGTGGGTAGTGCATTGTGTTTTTATTTGCTTTAATTGTTCGTAGACCTGATAGGGTATACAGTTACTCTTGTGACTGTCGTAAATACACCCCATCCGTCTTCCCGTTGAGTGAACATCAACAATTTTAAACTCTTTCTTAGTGCTTTCGACAATATGCTGGTTTTGATAATGTGTACAAATAATGGTTAAGATATATGTATTGAATAATTGTATCTGTCGTAAGTTGTTTGTTGATTTTAATGTGAAATCACAACTTCTCCAAAATCATACTTCAGGTGGTAAATTGGTGATACGGATACTCCATATCATCTTATTCATTGCCTCGATGTAAAATTGCTCTATGCTTTTGCCTCATGATCTAGGAATTAGGGGATAAAAGGGTTACCCAACAACCCAACCTATCCCTTTTCTGGAAACCAGACACTCCGATCCCTGTATTGGACATAATGATGCCTGCACTGTACGCCAATTCAATATTTTCACAAATTGCACTCGATTGGTGTAAAGTAACTACTTGCACAAAATCaaagtattaattttaataaccaATACAGAAGTATTCatgtctatatttttttttgcaaaaatgaaaattctaacttaatttttttgtgttaGATGATGAAGTTATAATGATTGAAGACCTACTGCTTTTTAACTATCCTCTGGATTATTTGCAGATGTGAATCTATTCTTCAACCCGGTTCTAATTGTACAGTTCGGATTGAAAACAACAGAGCAAAGGTACGCAAACGAAAGAAATCAAAAGCTCTCTTTCAGAACAATGTTGTCTATAAGTGCCATTTCTGTTCACATTCTAACTTAACAAGAGGGACACCAAAAGGTCACTTGAAAGAGTTGTATCCACCAAAGGATAAAGCCCCTCCAAAACTTAAGTGTGCTAATAGCATACTTGTTAAGGCACCTATATCAGACAGCTTGGAGGATTCTGCGGGTCATGAGAAACCTGAGGCCGCTTCAGGGAGGGACATTATGGCAAGTGCCGAGGTTGCTATGTCAGATGTGCCGAAGGATGACTTAAACGATCCTGTCACTCCGGTAGCGAGAACAGGCATGACTTTGTTGGAGGCCAGGAGCAAAAAGAGGAATAGGTCAAAATCCAAGAAAGCAACTGAATCTCAAATTAGTTCGACAGAGGCTGGAGAAACTGTCAGCGCTTCCAATAAGCGGAAGAGAAAATCTTGGACCAGTCTAAAAGAAATTGCAGAAAGCAGTAACAATTCTAATCGCAGGAATTTAACTGAATTACCTATCCCGTTCTTCATTTAAGGTCATCTGTTTACTGTTGACGGTTGAATGCTGCTATGCATGTTTCTTAAACGACTATATATTTTCAATACTTGCAATATCATGAATAGTTTTATCCATTAGAGAAATAAATTGAATATGTGCTAGAATTGATTATATGTTGATACGAGGATGAGAGGGCCTGAGGCAGCGAGGTCTGCTATGTTCCTCTTGagttgtactccctctgtccctcggACGGCCTTGATACAcattttaaaactcttataaTATGTagttttctaaattattttaatttttttttctaatattcaaatatttataaaaaatttaaattttagaaacaaattatgaaattatattttatatgtatctttaaaaatgtatcaaataatataaaaaagctgtaaaaaaatgagagagacGAAGTAACTAATATATCTCTATGTATTTTTGCATCTTGCATGTGAATGTACATATCTGTAAATTTTTAATCAGTATTAAGCAGGTAATGTAGTTCTATACAAAGATTTTGAAACTCACTCCTACCTTTCTTTCACGTGTATAACACATAAAATGATTCATACTATCCTTTACCAACTCAACAAACTCAACGAAGTAACCTATCCAATGATTATATGAAAGGATGCTTAGCAAAACCAGACCAACAGCATCTATGAACATTGACACCATTTCTATCCATCAAAATTTGTTACTTTCTGAGACTGAAGGAATTCAATTCTGCCTAGAGTTGAGTAGCATTGACATAATTACTGTCGTTCATAAAAAACTTGTAGTAGATGTTCCGGTTCTCATGGATTTTCATCCCTTTTTCCCTCGAGGACAGTACCTTCTTTAAGTGCTACTTGTCCCTCATTCTCCCTCCCCAGAGTGGAAAGAGCAGTAGCTTGTAAATAAGATGCAATATGCCAAACAGGGGATATCACCTGTGCTTGCATGGCATCATTAAGAGCTTCTAGAGGCCTTTCAGTCATCAGGTAACACAAGCTACGGCGAGCAAAGACAGTGGGGGAGACCCTAATCCCTACATCAATGAACTGCAAACAAGTGCAATATATCATGATTTGAGTCTAATACATAACATAAAAAGGATCCTGTATACAATTGTGCCTCACAAAGTCATCCTTGATATGCACAAGCACTATTCTTGTGTGTTACTTAAGATTGTATTACTATGTTCATGAAGTGTATATGTACCAGCCTCGCCCAGCACTTTCCCCTTATCTCTTATAAGCCAGAATAAGTATAAGTTGATGAACAGCTGGAGTGATTTTTAATTCCTAAAAAAGGAAGACACGAGATAGTTCTGCAACATCTAATTTGTACAGATTGGGGAGTCCGGAATTTAGCCATCTAAGTACCTCACATTTAGATTTACCCTTGATTCAATATCTATGGACTTCTCATACCTGTGTGTAGTAGTCAATTGCAGCACTAAACTCTTTATGCCGAAAAGCGACGTCACCTTTCTTCTTTGAATTTAAAGTTTCCTGCATCTGGTTGGTCCACATTTCGAATGAAAGCTGCGTGTAACAAGGAAAAAGAATACTATTAAGAAGACCTTTAGTTACGGCCTTGCATACAGTACATATATAATAGACCGGAGACCGGTAGGACTTATAAGAAACgtcttttttagaaaaaaagaaaagagaaggaGAATACAACATGAAGATGCAAAACTGATGAATCAGAAGCAAAACATGAAGATGCAAAACTCAAGAAAATGTATGACGTTCTGATAATAAAAATTTCCTTTATTAAGTATACTAAAATGGTAGTAACTGAATATATGAATGGCAGAAACAATCAGTCAGCAGGAGTATGAGATAAAGCATATGACTGGCATTTGATGGTGAAAAGCAAGAACCAACATGCTTGTTGCACTAATACCTCTCAATTTTCATAGACCAACTTTAGCGTTTGAACAAAAGCAGTAATTAAGAAGAGTAGAACATATGCAAATATTTCAAAGAACGTTGATGTATGGATCTTCCTcaacaatttataataatatgtataataGAAACTAAAGAAAAAAGCTTATTAGCAATATACATCTTTTGCTAATCAAAAAGGGCTCCTGTGAATTTAATGGTATCAATTTAGTTTTAAAAGTAAAAGAATGCCATATAACCCGCAAACCAACAATATGTAGATACTATGTTGCAATAGTAAAATTGACATATTTTAAAAGCATATAAtgtggaaaaaaaataattaaacctCAGTTGCAGTGCCCTCATCATCTTTGTACCCGAGCATTTCCAAAATCTCATGTATAGCTGTCAAATCCTTTCTTAAGCAAGCATCACCAAGCGGGGTAAGGGGGAAAGCAGCAGTACTATCTGGTATGCCCATAAGTTCATGAGAGGAAACCTACAAaacatactatatttttaaatcatCCATTCATTATGTTGGTATGATAAATCAACACCAGTGAAGATGGGTGACAAAAAATGATGCCTAATACTTGCCAAGGgtgctttaaaaaaaattaaataagacaCCAAATCCAGTTGATTAAGATTTAAAATACATGCCAAACAGTAGATGTTACAATCATGACATTTGAAACCGCATTCAAGTAGGACGCATACTATCGGAAAAGTTATCTACGACACAGTATAATTATCACGTCAGTGGCCCAGCTACTGCTTTGGCAGATACTGTTGTATCTCTGGTAATCGATCAGTATTCTATATTACATAAAATCTTAAATTGTTCCAAGAGTTTTCAAACAAATAATTACTAGATATTGGTTGTTAAATTtcagaaagaaaaaataaaatccaacTGTATAACTGATcaattcaataatataataaagcaTGTTGGTGTTTGAAGACTTGAAGTGCCAGAAAGCTGTAGCAACTTTGAGGCTTTAGATAAAGAACAACACACCTCAGTCTCCTTCTGCAGAGGTATTAAAGCAGTAACTAGAGATTTTGGATTCGGACGCTCCCGGGGCTCATATTGTAAACATCTTGAAGCTAAACGCACCAACTCAGTTCCATCATCATTAGAAAATTGGCCTTCCAGACAAGAATCTGTCAGCATCTCAAGATTCCTGTCCCTTATCAGATCAAGGGCCTGGTACATATTACATAAGAATGAGCATTCTGCATTAGGTCGACCGAAGTGCTTGCTAAATCTCTTACAGAAAATTTCTGTGCAATACATTTCAGATAAACATACACAAGTCAATTTGACAAACATAATATGACAAGCTTGAGAAAAGCAACAAAGGAAAAtgggaaaataaaaaaaaaacaaaacttaaAGCCAAAATTCCTAACATATAGATGCACAAGGCTTTAGTCAATAAGACCTACTCTTCCACTGATGGAAGGCTATCGTTTAATTTAGGACACTGTAAATTTCAACTCATGCCTCAAAGACGTCGTCTTGGAGCACGAATATTGTAGATACGATATATGGTAGTGGAACATAAGATATTTAAGAAAGCATGAGGTGGTAGACAACAAAAAGCTCTTTAACGCTATAAAAATCAGGAGAGGAAAAAAATGCTATATTAATATAGCAATAAGTATATGTATTTCAGCACTAGCATTCGACATGCTCTGATAATGAATTATAGAATACCTAAAAGTAGGAATAACTGCACACAACGGTTAATAAAAAATACAACTAGCTGTTACATTGGTCGGTTATAAAACTTCTCGTTGTTAGCACATGAACTAATCAACTCTCGTCTAGTAACAATTTCATTACTCACTCACCTGCTTTATATTCACAACAATAGACGCATCTTGCGGCTAATGTGAGTAGCAAACAGAAACTAggatattcacaaaatattaacATGAGGAAAAAGAGGGAACTTACATGGCTAGGAGGAATATGTTTTCCACTAAGAAGGTCTAGCAAAAGGGTGCCGAAGCTATACATCACACTTTCTGGAGTTACTCTTCCTACAGTGAAGACAAGGAAGCTATCTCAGGGACACATCAATAAAAGgacataaataataaatttacaacAATGCCTACCAATGTCATTTATTTTGGAAAAAGCAAGTATCTATTTAGGAAAGCAAGTATCTATTTAGGCATACTATTTGGAACCATTTTTATTATTGAGACGTTCATGCATAGCTAAAATTGAACAACAAAGTATTGATACCAGTTCTTAGGTACTCCGGAGGTGTAAATGCCAAGTTAGTGCTGTAACTTTTTCCATCTCTGCTATTTTTCATCAGCCCAAAGCACGAGAGTTTAGGATTAGCATCCTATGGTGTGACACAGATAGTACATGATTATTTCAGTTGAAATACTTGAAAAGCCAGAAGACTACAAAAGTGAAACAATACACTTACTTCGTCAAAGACTATCCTGTAAGCATTTAAATCATGATACAGGGCACGGCCTTTACTTGTACAATATTCAAGAGCTTCTGCAAGATACATGGCCACCCTCAACCGCATGGCCCATTTCATAGGTTGTGATTCCCCTACGCAACAATGAAAGAACATCTTTATCTACCAAGATTTAAGACAATGACTTGATTAAGATAAATCCAAATCATGAAAAGAGGAGGGACAGGCACCCTTGACTAACAGGCAGATGCCAATTGCAACCCAGTAAAGTACAGGACAGACACCCATCAATCTATTTACACGGAAAAAAAATATCTGGTGATACCACGTTATTTAGTTATATTTACCAATTCAATATGAATTTTCTTTAGATATCCTTGTATGCTTGAAATAATAGCATACAATTATAGGGATTTCTTATAGATATGAATTTAAGGCCATGCCATTGCGGTATTCTTATAGATATGAATAAGGCTATGCTATTGCGGTATCCTTGTATCCTATCTTTGAACAACAAGTAACTCTTCACAGCACCAGCATCAACTATACTGAGTGAGGAGTTAAATTACTCATAAAAAATCCTTCGAGCatctaaatatagatatatagaacTATGTACATTCGCTTAAAGAGCTAACAAGTTAATAAAAAAACACGATATCCACGTATAAAGAAGACTCCATATATTTACAGGAATTTTGTGCCCCGTAATGTCTTTTGCTAATGCATTCTGGCTAAGGAAAAACTTTAAAGGGTATACTGTTACTTCAACAAGCCAATACAGTATAATTTACTCTCTTTACAATAAGAAATATTTGATCTACCTGTGGTTGAAAGAAATGAAATGGGATCCTAATGAAAAGTAATTCGTATTGTTGTTTCGGcatttaatattagtttaattcCTCAATACGTTCCACTGATTCAACCTTATATAAAAATCGATTACATGATCCCAGTCCCCACTAATCCCATCTAGAGTCAATGCTTATTCCTACTTCCTACTCACATACTTTACAAACCTTATCGTTGAACATTTTGCAGACTCAAATTTTCCCTCTTCCATTAGTATTTCTTGTGACATGTTTTTGTGTCAATCTATTCCACCCCATTCTTTCCAACCAAACCAAGAATAACAACCCAAATTGTAGTAGAATGACTTAATTTAACCGTCTTACTGGTAATTTCAAACAATTGTCCTCATTTATCTAGGGTTCTTTTAAGTCTAGTCTTGTTCCCTTATTCCGTTAAAATATCTACTGATGATACTTATTATTTGTAATAGACTTCTGTAACGTAAGATGTAGACATATCCTTCACTGGTCTTATTTTCTGAGATCTAATTACAAACTTGCATTGAAagacaaataatttaattcaagGAACAGGAAGTTCGACAGTACACAGCATCTGCTATAGTGCTATGTTATCTGACACGACACACCAGACTTTAATAAACAAAAAGATATGTTCTTGAAATAAATAGAATCTTaggtaaaaataattttagatgatgaAAAGAGGCTGTAAGCAGACACTTGGTTTTTTCCCCTAACTAATGGTACACTAACTTTCTCTTTATCCCCTAATACACCAATCAAAAGCAATGTAATCTTGGGTGTTTGAAACCAAAACAAATAGGTGATTTGACAAAAGAAGTTATAGCTAACAGACTTGCAGAAAAATAAGGTAGCATAGAAAGAGACCAAAAAAGTTGTTCTGCACAAGTCTCAATCAACCTTAACGTATATTTGCGTCTTAAAAGATGAAATGGGTGATGAAACAATATATGTTTTCTATAAAAAAACTTACAGTGAAAAAGGTGTTTTGCAAGAGTCTCATTAGGCATAAATTCTGCGACCAGAAGTCTCTCATCACCTTCACAACAACAACCAAGTAGATTTGCCAATCTATGATTTCTGAGTTGCCCGACAGCTCTCGCTTCTTCCTGCATTATTAATTATCAGGTTATGTATATAAAGAAGAAAAGATACATGGTTTCCGTAAAAAGAGGTGAACTATTATTGGACCAAAAACACAGGCAGCATTCATAACCTAGATTGGAAAGTGTATAGCCAATGGTAAGTAGTTGCAGGCAAGTCCGTATTGCATAATTGAAGTGATTAGGCAATTCGTTAATTAATGTTATATTGTTAGCTCAGCTCTGGGTAATCACAAAAACAGCAACAACGAGCTAGGAGGTAAGGGAATATAACATTAAGAAAACAACAGTTGAGATTGACAAATACTATCTAAACTTAAGAATCTTCAAAGCAACTGAGCTTTAAACTACATTTAGGGCCATTcaagaatgaaaaataaaagggaAATTCTTGATGGTACACTCATAgaattggcttttctcaatggtaCCATCGCATTTTTGACTTCTGCCGATGGTACgctcgtacttttaatttactctctatggtACCCTcgtgtacttttaatttactctttattgatttcaaactgtaaaacaaattgtatatttgaaatctttgcgaaaaattacataaaatagaccctttaatcatgtaaaacagagtcaaGATGAGTGACATATATTCAAACTTCATAACCAAACTTTGTCATTAATATCTCACtcattttgactctgttttacatgatttaagggtctattttatgtaacttttcgcaaggatttcaaatatacaatttgttcTACAGTCTGGAATCAATAGAGTGTAGATCAAAAGTACACGAGTGTACCATAgaaagtaaattaaaagtacgaggGTACCACTGGTGGAAGTCAAAAATGCGATGGTATcattgagaaaagccaattcTACGAGTGTACCATCAAGAATTtcccaaaataaaaagtaaaacaaaaatCAGCATGACACTTACAAGGAACTGCTGACGATCAGGCCATGCAGATCTACTGAAGCGTTTGATTGCAACCCGCCTTTGATTCTCTAACTTCCCTTTGTAAACCACATTTGGAGCCTTCTCTCCATGTTCAGAGACTATGTTCTCCACCGCAAATCCAGATGTAGCAATCCTTAATTGTTCTACAGTGTACTGACGAAAAGACGGCAAATCTCCAGATTCACCAGAGTCCTCATGTTCTGTCAAACATATTTAAAAGTTGTGAACAAATCCTCATCGCCAATGAAAAAACTAGGAAGGGGGACACATTATGTACCAAGATGATGGTTGTCTGACCCTCCATTGTGTTCCGGCTCCCAACAGCAGGTAAGTTTAGCACCCATCCTAGTATCAAAAATTCCAAGTTGTACTGAAGCTCACTAGATCGATCAATAACCCTGCTCACCACTTTATCAATATTGTCCAGTTATGCACAATTATCTTCTCCACTTCTCACAAACCAACCCAACTCGTAATATTAACCATATACTACAAAATGTAGACAAATTGTCAATCTCTATTATCAATTTCAGTATAAATTCACCTCATCCTGTAGTCTATCTATAAGGCCGAATCCATAAACCTCAACCCTTTGATCATACACTACCAATACAATACCGATAAACGAAAAGAAACAAACAATCAATGTGCATATCAATAGTAATTCCTTCAAATACAAACTACATCAGCCTACAAACCGCAAACCGAAAATTTGCAGTAATGTGACTCGTGATTAGTACTAATAAAACTACTTATTTCAACTTATCACTAAGCAGTTTCTACACTACAATGACTCATAACACACCATGTACATACACAACATACTTATCAGTTATCAAAACCCATAATTCAACCACCATGATCAACTATCAAACCCTAATAAAACCAAAACCAACATCATTGTCAAGCACATACAACACAAACCCAGAAGTAATCAACCATAACAAACCAAAttcaactcaaaaaaaaaaaaaaaaaaaaaaaacttgatcaggacataGAAAAGTAAGCACCTTTTACTGTAGTAAAAAAAGTGGTTCTTGAAGTAGCTTGATCAGGACAAGAAAGAGAACCCagaaagcttgaagtgtgtatgtactatatatatatgtacttgtaaagatgaagatgaaaaggATGGGAATATGCAAGTTTATACAAACAGATGGATGCAATAAAAGAGATGGAGGAAGATAGATAGAGATGCAGGTGGATCCCACTGTACTAAATGGAACAATGGCTTGTTTTATCGGGCTTTCTACTCGTTTtctctttttattttgtttttcgcACCGacatttattatgttttttccGTTAACTCAATTtattctaaacaaataatacaaTTTTGAAATACTTTGTGAATAataaacttttaaattatagtgataattatttttaaaatataatctatactatctatactatactataaaaagccaacatatgtataatttgtagtcgtacaaaattttggtttggtactctcctctaaaactaaaagtctacaaatagatatctattaaacagtttcatatactaaaaacactacttatgtatattaatatctttttaaatataatttataattagttaaaaaaaaaggtgaaactactgttaataacatatattaatactaaaaattacttataaataaacgtataactaatcatatatatacaattttgaatatcttttgtctaaaatacatataaataattaaagacgctactttttaattataacatattctactcgaaatttaacacttacgtattctatttcattacaaacacgagccattatgtaacatatgaagatatataaaatatgaaaattttgatttaaattgaataataaactgtcacatattaatatagaaaaatatttatagatagataataaattgtgaaagctaaatttccgtgAGGAGATATAacgagttggttaatataatttaactaaaatccaattcattaatactaaaata
Protein-coding regions in this window:
- the LOC135149945 gene encoding protein MAIN-LIKE 1-like, producing MANDYCGPVDNSVLYDQANHISTTIWNGGLREKLTIRQSTSNLGEWHLHDYQVHLLRQWGFGMFVNPKSVMQNDVSLITALVERWRPETNTFHFTFGEMTVTLEDVYMLMGLPVVGEPIRSDDDIPHKSTWLRRWHDPELTEEQRISALDRGGVKLRFLRAQYGTCPSSTDRDMMVIYTRAYVLYLCGAILFPTKSNNVVHPRLILFLEDPSKIYGYAWGAAVLAYLYRNLQEASRKDVRSISGCTTVLMLWSRERLRPGQPLIAENTRMIWPRALAWAVAPVSAGRSKFYNVHHNIDAYRGMFDNFYLDWVRWRPYARFYRRPDAHFERALIAGIARVPLHYFEDVEYQLPERVPRQFDMPLCKSKCKDNPICYIGMITQQ
- the LOC108193908 gene encoding uncharacterized protein LOC108193908; the protein is MGRKGSQNKNVGMLRNSSMTLREESLGKKETNVSAKSMLKVQHFKNVAKWASVEASVPSLGAFFGHRLADITEELGVPGDPALFTCQRCESILQPGSNCTVRIENNRAKVRKRKKSKALFQNNVVYKCHFCSHSNLTRGTPKGHLKELYPPKDKAPPKLKCANSILVKAPISDSLEDSAGHEKPEAASGRDIMASAEVAMSDVPKDDLNDPVTPVARTGMTLLEARSKKRNRSKSKKATESQISSTEAGETVSASNKRKRKSWTSLKEIAESSNNSNRRNLTELPIPFFI
- the LOC108218462 gene encoding serine/threonine-protein kinase BSK7, which produces MGAKLTCCWEPEHNGGSDNHHLEHEDSGESGDLPSFRQYTVEQLRIATSGFAVENIVSEHGEKAPNVVYKGKLENQRRVAIKRFSRSAWPDRQQFLEEARAVGQLRNHRLANLLGCCCEGDERLLVAEFMPNETLAKHLFHWESQPMKWAMRLRVAMYLAEALEYCTSKGRALYHDLNAYRIVFDEDANPKLSCFGLMKNSRDGKSYSTNLAFTPPEYLRTGRVTPESVMYSFGTLLLDLLSGKHIPPSHALDLIRDRNLEMLTDSCLEGQFSNDDGTELVRLASRCLQYEPRERPNPKSLVTALIPLQKETEVSSHELMGIPDSTAAFPLTPLGDACLRKDLTAIHEILEMLGYKDDEGTATELSFEMWTNQMQETLNSKKKGDVAFRHKEFSAAIDYYTQFIDVGIRVSPTVFARRSLCYLMTERPLEALNDAMQAQVISPVWHIASYLQATALSTLGRENEGQVALKEGTVLEGKRDENP